From the genome of Oscillatoria sp. FACHB-1407, one region includes:
- the ileS gene encoding isoleucine--tRNA ligase: protein MTEPGSYKDTVNLPKTAFDMRANAVKREPELQTFWRDNQIYEKLSQTNPKEPFILHDGPPYANGPLHIGHALNKTLKDIINKYQLLQGRRVRYVPGWDCHGLPIELKVLQAMKPAEREKLTPIELRRRAKTWALEQQQQQAESFKRYGIWGDWEHPYLTLTSDYEAAQIGVFGQMVLKGYIYRGLKPVHWSPSSKTALAEAELEYPEGHTSRSIYAAFSMVSLSDAAKPALEAYLPELGVAIWTTTPWTIPANMAVAVNPDLTYAVVEVAGFGELAHPFRYLIVAQDLVERLSQVFATGLTVKATLSGKDLEYSTYRHPLFDRESPIVIGGDYVTTESGTGLVHTAPGHGEDDFRVGMQYDLPVLSPVDDNGVFTEEAGPFQGLNVLKDANPAIIQALTEAKSLLKEEDYVHRYPYDWRTKQPTIFRATEQWFASVEGFREEALEAIKQVRWIPEQGENRITAMVAERSDWCISRQRSWGVPIPVFYDEATGEPLLNEETISHVQRIFAEKGSDAWWELPVEELLPEAYRNNGHSYRKGMDTMDVWFDSGSSWAAVAKQREGMEYPVDLYLEGSDQHRGWFQSSLLTSVATNGCAPYKTVLTHGFALDEQGRKMSKSLGNVVDPAVVIEGGKNQKEDPPYGADVLRLWVSSVDYSSDVPLGKSILKQLSDVYRKIRNTARFLLGNLHDFDPAQHAVPYDQLPELDRYMLYRMTEVFAEVTEAFETFEFFRFFQTIQNFCVVDLSNFYLDIAKDRLYISAEDTARRRSCQTVLSVAIENLARAIAPVLSHLAEDIWQYLPYQTPYKSVFESGWVKLEDGWKQPELGATWQKLRMVRTEVNKVFEQARAEKAIGSSLEAKVRLYVADAGLQNKLRSLNPADSLSGNRVDELRYLLLASQVELLDSPAALDGVKYSSKTEGLAIGVVEAEGKKCDRCWNYSTHVGESADHPLLCERCVEALIGRF, encoded by the coding sequence GTGACAGAACCAGGAAGCTATAAAGATACGGTTAATTTGCCCAAAACTGCCTTTGATATGCGGGCAAATGCAGTAAAGCGGGAGCCAGAACTGCAAACGTTTTGGCGTGACAATCAGATTTACGAAAAATTGTCACAAACTAACCCTAAAGAACCGTTTATTCTCCATGACGGACCTCCCTACGCCAACGGTCCCTTACATATTGGTCACGCTCTCAACAAAACCCTGAAGGACATTATTAACAAATACCAGCTCTTGCAGGGGCGTAGAGTACGCTACGTCCCCGGTTGGGACTGCCATGGGCTACCCATTGAGTTGAAGGTGTTGCAAGCCATGAAGCCTGCCGAGCGGGAAAAGTTAACCCCGATCGAGTTGCGACGACGGGCTAAAACCTGGGCACTGGAGCAGCAACAGCAACAGGCAGAGAGCTTCAAGCGGTATGGCATCTGGGGCGATTGGGAACACCCCTATCTCACCCTGACATCTGACTATGAAGCGGCTCAAATTGGTGTGTTTGGGCAAATGGTGCTGAAGGGCTACATCTATCGGGGGCTAAAACCTGTTCACTGGAGTCCCAGTTCTAAGACGGCTCTAGCAGAGGCAGAACTGGAATATCCAGAAGGTCACACCTCTCGCAGCATCTATGCGGCGTTTTCGATGGTGAGTCTGTCGGATGCTGCCAAGCCTGCGCTAGAAGCCTACTTGCCTGAACTGGGTGTTGCCATCTGGACGACGACTCCCTGGACGATTCCGGCAAACATGGCGGTAGCTGTGAACCCAGACCTGACCTATGCCGTTGTTGAAGTAGCAGGTTTTGGAGAACTAGCGCATCCCTTCCGTTACTTGATTGTGGCGCAAGATTTAGTAGAGCGGTTGTCCCAAGTCTTCGCAACCGGATTGACGGTTAAAGCAACTTTGTCTGGGAAAGACCTGGAATATTCCACGTACCGCCATCCACTGTTCGATCGCGAAAGCCCGATTGTTATTGGTGGCGATTACGTTACAACCGAGTCGGGTACAGGTCTGGTTCACACGGCTCCCGGACATGGCGAAGACGACTTTAGGGTGGGTATGCAGTACGACTTGCCCGTTTTGTCTCCGGTTGATGATAATGGCGTTTTCACCGAAGAAGCCGGACCTTTTCAGGGACTTAATGTTTTGAAAGATGCTAATCCAGCCATCATTCAAGCGTTAACGGAGGCAAAATCGCTGCTCAAAGAAGAGGATTATGTTCACCGCTACCCGTATGATTGGCGGACGAAACAACCCACGATTTTTCGTGCAACAGAGCAGTGGTTTGCATCGGTTGAAGGCTTCCGGGAAGAGGCGTTGGAGGCAATTAAGCAAGTCCGCTGGATTCCAGAACAGGGTGAAAACCGGATTACCGCGATGGTGGCTGAGCGATCGGACTGGTGTATCTCGCGTCAGCGCAGTTGGGGGGTGCCGATCCCCGTGTTTTATGATGAGGCAACCGGAGAGCCCTTGCTGAATGAGGAAACTATTTCCCATGTGCAGCGCATCTTCGCTGAAAAGGGCTCGGATGCCTGGTGGGAGTTGCCTGTAGAGGAACTGTTGCCGGAAGCCTATCGCAACAATGGGCACAGCTACCGCAAGGGAATGGATACGATGGATGTCTGGTTTGACTCTGGCTCATCGTGGGCAGCCGTCGCCAAGCAGCGCGAAGGGATGGAATATCCAGTGGATTTGTATTTGGAGGGATCAGACCAGCACCGGGGATGGTTCCAATCCAGCCTGTTGACTAGCGTGGCAACCAATGGCTGTGCACCTTACAAAACGGTGTTGACTCATGGCTTTGCGCTAGATGAGCAGGGTCGCAAGATGAGCAAATCACTGGGGAACGTGGTTGATCCGGCAGTGGTGATCGAAGGAGGGAAGAACCAGAAAGAAGACCCACCGTATGGTGCAGATGTGCTGCGGTTGTGGGTGTCTTCGGTGGACTATTCCTCCGATGTGCCGTTGGGCAAGAGCATCCTCAAACAGTTGTCGGATGTCTACCGCAAGATTCGCAATACTGCTCGATTCCTGTTGGGTAACTTGCATGACTTTGACCCAGCCCAACATGCGGTTCCCTACGATCAATTGCCGGAACTCGATCGCTACATGCTATACCGCATGACGGAGGTGTTTGCTGAAGTGACGGAGGCATTTGAGACGTTTGAGTTCTTCCGATTCTTCCAGACCATCCAAAACTTTTGCGTGGTGGATCTGTCAAACTTCTATCTGGATATTGCGAAGGATCGGTTGTACATCAGCGCAGAGGATACAGCCCGACGACGCAGTTGCCAAACGGTGTTATCAGTGGCGATCGAAAACCTGGCACGGGCGATCGCCCCAGTTCTGTCTCACTTAGCGGAAGACATCTGGCAATATCTGCCCTACCAAACTCCCTACAAATCCGTGTTTGAGTCGGGTTGGGTAAAGCTGGAGGACGGTTGGAAACAACCAGAATTGGGAGCAACCTGGCAAAAGCTGCGTATGGTTCGGACAGAAGTCAACAAGGTGTTTGAGCAAGCTAGAGCCGAGAAGGCGATCGGGTCTTCTCTGGAGGCAAAGGTACGGCTCTATGTCGCGGATGCTGGATTGCAGAATAAGCTGCGATCGCTCAATCCTGCGGATAGTCTCAGTGGTAATCGGGTGGATGAGTTGCGCTATCTCTTACTTGCCTCTCAGGTGGAATTGCTCGATTCCCCTGCTGCTTTGGATGGCGTGAAATATAGCTCCAAAACGGAGGGATTGGCGATCGGGGTCGTTGAAGCAGAGGGCAAAAAGTGCGATCGCTGCTGGAACTACTCCACTCATGTCGGTGAGTCGGCAGATCATCCGTTGCTCTGTGAGCGGTGTGTCGAGGCACTCATCGGACGGTTCTAA
- a CDS encoding Npun_F5749 family FMN-dependent PPOX-type flavoprotein has translation MTLAPWRSAIARALHRNRSLVYARYLQLATVRSDGRPANRTVVFRGFLDNTNQLKFITDDRSEKALQIPQNAWGEVCWYFPNTREQFRLLGQLSLIDEKNSDATLRQARQRQWQELSDAARTQFAWADPGKLRSPDDPFTPPSPDASSPLSNFLLVLLDPIQVDHLELRGEPQNRSIYRQINNEWMVDAVNP, from the coding sequence GTGACGTTAGCTCCCTGGCGGTCGGCGATCGCTCGTGCGCTTCATCGCAACCGTTCGTTGGTGTATGCTCGGTATCTGCAATTGGCAACGGTGCGATCGGACGGACGACCCGCCAATCGTACCGTGGTCTTTCGAGGTTTCTTAGACAACACCAATCAACTCAAATTCATCACCGACGATCGCAGCGAAAAAGCTTTACAGATTCCGCAAAACGCTTGGGGTGAGGTGTGCTGGTACTTTCCCAATACCCGCGAACAGTTTCGTTTGCTGGGGCAACTGAGCCTGATTGATGAGAAGAACTCGGATGCAACCCTGCGTCAGGCACGACAGAGACAATGGCAAGAATTGTCAGATGCTGCACGAACACAATTTGCCTGGGCTGATCCCGGTAAACTCCGTTCACCCGATGATCCCTTCACGCCACCATCCCCAGACGCTTCCAGTCCACTGTCCAATTTTTTGCTTGTACTGCTTGACCCAATTCAGGTGGATCATCTGGAGTTGAGAGGCGAGCCGCAAAACCGCTCTATTTATCGGCAGATTAACAATGAGTGGATGGTAGATGCTGTGAATCCTTGA
- the cysE gene encoding serine O-acetyltransferase, with protein sequence MLSTLIADFRIIFDRDPAARNWLEVLFCYPGLQALLFHRFAHQLYRWRMPFIPRLISHIARFLTGIEIHPGAAIGCGVFIDHGMGVVIGETAIVGNYALIYQGVTLGGTGKQSGKRHPTLGENVVVGAGAKVLGNLQIGDNVRIGAGSVVLRDVPSDCTVVGVPGRIVYRSGERVGPLEHGRLPDSEAQVIRALVDRIEALEQQLKVLQPAKPQPLPEPILVSVSGSDEAEAIANEPEFDHATACRLRDKVIEEFLNGSGI encoded by the coding sequence GTGCTGAGTACCCTGATTGCTGACTTTCGCATCATCTTTGATCGCGACCCTGCTGCCCGCAATTGGTTAGAGGTGTTATTTTGCTACCCTGGTCTTCAGGCGTTGCTGTTTCATCGTTTCGCTCACCAGCTTTATCGCTGGCGAATGCCATTTATTCCCCGTTTGATCTCTCACATCGCCCGCTTTCTCACAGGGATTGAGATTCACCCTGGCGCAGCGATCGGGTGTGGTGTTTTCATTGACCATGGTATGGGCGTTGTCATCGGAGAAACGGCGATCGTTGGCAACTATGCTCTGATTTATCAAGGGGTTACGCTCGGTGGAACGGGTAAACAGAGTGGCAAACGTCACCCTACCCTGGGCGAAAATGTAGTTGTCGGGGCTGGAGCCAAGGTTTTAGGCAATCTGCAAATTGGTGATAATGTTCGCATTGGGGCAGGCTCGGTTGTCTTGCGCGATGTACCTTCTGATTGCACCGTGGTCGGCGTACCCGGACGGATTGTTTACCGTTCTGGGGAGCGAGTCGGTCCCCTGGAACACGGCAGACTGCCTGACTCAGAGGCGCAGGTGATTCGCGCCTTGGTCGATCGCATCGAAGCACTGGAACAGCAGTTAAAGGTATTGCAACCTGCGAAGCCTCAGCCATTGCCTGAACCCATTCTGGTATCGGTTTCCGGTTCAGATGAAGCCGAAGCGATCGCCAATGAACCAGAATTCGATCACGCTACTGCCTGTCGTCTCCGTGACAAGGTCATTGAGGAATTTTTGAACGGCTCTGGCATCTAG
- a CDS encoding Uma2 family endonuclease — protein sequence MSQETLTSADLVIPDISHIVTEDDTPVDNFQSEKQQRLLVEPLYSSQIVPAPFIAATNVGLFYPLKQPPIVPDAFLSLRVQVPSDWSQKQNRSYFGWEFGKMPEVCIEVIFNREGDELNRKKQLYAQIGVAYYVVFDPLRQLQELHQMNGSLLRVWTLTGGQYVELTTERILNVAQSVWLETVGLGLTLWEGEFEGVEGLWLRWCQQDGRLIPTGKERADQEQRRAEKLAERLRAMDVDPDEV from the coding sequence ATGTCTCAAGAAACTCTGACCTCAGCAGATCTGGTGATTCCTGATATCAGCCACATTGTCACCGAAGACGATACCCCTGTGGATAACTTTCAGTCTGAGAAGCAACAACGGCTGCTCGTAGAACCGCTCTACAGTTCCCAAATTGTGCCTGCCCCATTCATCGCCGCAACAAACGTGGGCTTGTTCTATCCACTGAAACAGCCACCGATCGTGCCAGATGCGTTTTTGAGTTTGCGGGTGCAAGTACCCTCTGATTGGAGCCAAAAGCAAAACCGCTCCTACTTTGGCTGGGAGTTTGGCAAGATGCCGGAAGTTTGTATCGAAGTCATTTTCAATCGCGAAGGTGATGAACTGAACCGCAAAAAGCAGCTTTATGCCCAAATCGGGGTAGCTTATTATGTCGTGTTTGATCCTCTGCGGCAGTTGCAAGAACTACACCAGATGAATGGTTCACTGTTACGAGTGTGGACGTTGACGGGAGGGCAGTATGTCGAATTAACGACAGAACGAATTCTTAACGTGGCGCAATCGGTCTGGCTCGAAACGGTCGGTCTTGGCTTAACCCTCTGGGAAGGAGAATTTGAGGGAGTTGAAGGGTTATGGCTGCGCTGGTGTCAGCAGGATGGACGATTAATTCCTACAGGCAAGGAACGCGCTGATCAAGAACAACGACGCGCTGAGAAACTAGCAGAGCGGCTACGAGCGATGGACGTTGATCCTGATGAGGTGTAG
- a CDS encoding quercetin 2,3-dioxygenase, whose protein sequence is MTVLRSQEGQTLQVLSDRVCIKLKSASSANRMAVMSVEVPPGGFVPPHTHDKEEESYFMLEGTMTMQLDNQEWMLEPGDFVHVPANTIHGYSNHSDQSIRFLAWSVGGAVDEFFTEMSENIQTMPDDLPKMPAILEKYGIQMIDPA, encoded by the coding sequence ATGACAGTATTACGGAGTCAAGAAGGTCAAACCCTACAAGTATTAAGCGATCGCGTCTGCATCAAGCTAAAATCAGCATCCTCGGCTAATCGTATGGCTGTGATGTCTGTCGAGGTTCCTCCCGGTGGCTTTGTACCTCCTCATACCCATGACAAAGAGGAGGAAAGCTATTTTATGCTGGAAGGGACAATGACGATGCAATTAGATAACCAGGAATGGATGCTTGAGCCAGGGGATTTTGTCCATGTCCCTGCAAATACGATCCATGGCTACAGTAACCATTCCGATCAAAGCATTCGATTTCTTGCCTGGAGCGTGGGTGGTGCGGTTGATGAATTTTTCACGGAAATGTCAGAAAACATTCAAACCATGCCTGACGATCTACCCAAAATGCCAGCCATTCTTGAGAAATATGGCATTCAAATGATTGATCCAGCCTGA
- a CDS encoding IctB family putative bicarbonate transporter, with the protein MNSVWQQLTLTNFSPQQWVKSSYVHRLVGLLQSWRQGSWLMQWADTLALVLVLVVFVLAPFTSTTLIGLLLLACAAFWVLLTVSDNAGLGLTPIHLLVLLYWGVSVMATALSPVKGAAVEGLIKLTLYLLLFALIARLLRSPRLRSTLITVYLHVALVISVAGLRQWFFGADALATWVDPESTLAGTTRVYSYLGNPNLLAAYLVPAVVFSGAAVFAWRAWTAKALAVVMCLVNAACLVLTFSRGGWIGLVVATFAAMILLVRWWSVYLPRFWRRWALPIVLGVSAAFIVLAVATVDPLRDRFFSIFEGREDSSNNFRLNVWAAVQDMIRDRPILGIGPGNDAFNSVYPRYQRTGFTALSAYSVFLEILVETGVIGFGCFLWLLLVTFNQGWSRLHQMRQTTDREGYWLMAAIATMAGMLAHGLVDTVWYRPQVSTLWWLMIAIVASYYWVKPTDDQERIQESN; encoded by the coding sequence ATGAACTCGGTCTGGCAACAACTCACCTTAACTAACTTCTCCCCTCAACAGTGGGTTAAATCCAGCTATGTCCATCGGTTGGTGGGGCTGTTGCAGTCCTGGCGACAGGGGAGTTGGTTGATGCAATGGGCAGATACGCTGGCTTTAGTGCTGGTGCTGGTCGTCTTTGTCCTGGCTCCCTTTACCTCAACCACGTTGATTGGCTTGCTGTTGCTGGCGTGTGCTGCCTTTTGGGTGTTGCTGACGGTTTCAGATAACGCGGGTTTGGGGTTAACGCCAATTCATTTGCTGGTGTTGCTGTATTGGGGTGTCTCAGTCATGGCGACAGCCCTTTCTCCCGTCAAAGGTGCCGCCGTTGAGGGCTTGATTAAGCTAACGCTCTATTTGCTTTTGTTTGCCCTGATAGCGCGACTGTTGCGATCGCCCCGATTGCGTTCGACCTTGATCACGGTCTACCTGCACGTGGCGTTGGTCATCAGTGTGGCAGGGTTACGCCAGTGGTTTTTTGGGGCAGATGCGCTGGCGACCTGGGTCGATCCGGAGTCAACCCTGGCAGGCACCACACGAGTTTATAGCTACTTAGGCAACCCTAATTTGTTAGCCGCTTACCTGGTTCCGGCGGTGGTGTTTAGTGGAGCCGCAGTGTTTGCCTGGAGAGCCTGGACAGCGAAAGCGTTGGCGGTGGTGATGTGTCTGGTGAATGCGGCTTGTTTGGTGTTGACCTTTAGCCGGGGTGGGTGGATTGGTCTGGTGGTTGCCACCTTTGCCGCTATGATTTTGCTGGTGCGCTGGTGGAGCGTGTATTTGCCTCGGTTTTGGCGACGCTGGGCATTGCCGATTGTGTTGGGTGTATCAGCCGCTTTTATTGTTCTGGCGGTGGCAACGGTCGATCCCCTGCGCGATCGCTTCTTTAGCATCTTTGAGGGGCGCGAAGACAGCAGCAATAACTTCCGGCTGAACGTCTGGGCAGCGGTGCAAGACATGATTCGCGATCGCCCCATTCTTGGGATTGGCCCCGGCAATGATGCCTTTAACAGTGTCTATCCTCGCTATCAGCGCACGGGCTTTACGGCGTTGAGTGCCTATTCCGTTTTTCTAGAAATCCTGGTGGAAACCGGGGTTATTGGCTTCGGCTGTTTTCTCTGGCTCCTGCTAGTGACGTTTAATCAGGGGTGGTCGCGACTACACCAGATGCGACAAACGACCGATCGCGAAGGCTACTGGCTAATGGCCGCGATCGCCACGATGGCGGGAATGCTGGCACATGGTTTGGTGGATACGGTGTGGTATCGTCCGCAGGTCAGCACGTTGTGGTGGTTGATGATTGCGATCGTTGCCAGCTATTACTGGGTAAAACCCACCGATGATCAGGAAAGGATACAGGAGAGCAATTAA
- a CDS encoding thylakoid membrane photosystem I accumulation factor, with the protein MVVFVLGIVCFLSLGTPHALAVLTDDHYDGNIYPLYAGNGYLVPPHVTLAQSLKSQVPTILVFYIDDSRDCKQFAPVVSQVDAFYGRAANIIPLSVDSIPVKSSYEPTEPGYYYQGLVPQTLVFDQSGKVMLNETGAIAFEKIDDVLRQVFDLLPRSESVELKRRIVNEINTELVPE; encoded by the coding sequence ATGGTTGTCTTTGTACTGGGGATCGTCTGTTTCCTATCGCTGGGGACTCCTCATGCGCTGGCGGTCTTAACGGATGACCACTACGATGGCAACATCTATCCGCTCTATGCCGGAAATGGTTATCTCGTGCCGCCTCACGTCACCCTGGCACAGTCCCTCAAAAGTCAAGTTCCAACCATTCTTGTGTTCTACATTGATGACAGCCGCGATTGTAAGCAGTTTGCTCCCGTTGTCTCTCAGGTAGATGCGTTCTATGGTCGGGCTGCCAATATCATTCCGTTGAGTGTCGATAGCATTCCCGTCAAATCGAGCTATGAGCCAACAGAACCCGGTTACTACTATCAGGGGCTTGTGCCGCAAACCCTGGTGTTTGACCAATCAGGCAAGGTGATGTTGAACGAAACAGGGGCGATCGCCTTTGAAAAGATTGATGATGTGTTGCGGCAAGTCTTCGATCTGCTGCCTCGCTCGGAGTCGGTGGAGTTGAAGCGACGGATTGTCAATGAAATCAACACGGAGTTAGTGCCTGAATAA
- a CDS encoding DUF3685 domain-containing protein, which produces MSDRPLQLMLIDDDPVFRLGLRFWLNQFADLTVIAESDNGVDALEQLQSQVAISASDPATTPAIALHEQLKLVILSLSLGQHDPRQMQGLSLCEAIRQRYSQLPVLLLSSLDEPLIAAAAQQAGASGFCLKSVNTTTLNQTIRQVTTGQFDWQKLTPTRAVITTVDSEVTPLVRDVSPIPPAQLTAAPSALTLLRHNLRVQGLQQIDAAIADLTEQLRNLDLSLLNRAVLAGRYRELRASRWLVQRLLATPDLTTPPTPEQPASQVIPSHPESALTQTTPGTPLLNTVIDQHRLQALLFDRALSNIQTNLNNQTGIPLEIDILREDKKRELFYLVLRKFEELLNELRYSQVQPEQLIEKRSPILLNLWQDVTTDFIGKYYTITQREQAIEVVPNLLQAADSVQTEILEKIPLVSSLLEHLLFHTPLLINGTPYSAGNPESLARAEALLDHLLIQVANGVMQPLLNQFPNVEKIKQDFYDRQLMSSRDIERFRNNLSWRYRLARIVVEPTDIFESQYHLFVFQGSGIKQIQIYAPRTQELEELSGLRLLVTVALETRDAIAPRLRSAISVVGSGLVYVLTEVVGRGIGLIGRGVLKGIGYWQEGDRTRRR; this is translated from the coding sequence ATGAGCGATCGCCCTCTCCAACTCATGCTGATTGATGACGACCCCGTGTTTCGTTTAGGGTTGCGTTTTTGGTTAAATCAGTTTGCTGACCTGACCGTCATTGCGGAGAGTGATAATGGGGTCGATGCTTTAGAGCAATTGCAGAGCCAGGTTGCGATATCGGCATCCGACCCTGCCACCACACCAGCGATCGCCCTGCATGAACAATTAAAACTCGTGATTCTCAGCCTCAGCTTAGGACAGCACGATCCCCGTCAGATGCAGGGATTGAGTCTGTGTGAAGCAATTCGTCAACGGTATTCACAACTACCTGTCTTGTTGCTCAGTTCACTCGATGAACCGTTGATCGCTGCTGCGGCTCAACAAGCTGGAGCCTCTGGGTTTTGCCTCAAATCCGTCAACACAACCACACTGAACCAAACGATTCGACAGGTCACGACTGGGCAATTTGATTGGCAGAAGCTCACTCCCACCCGTGCCGTCATCACAACCGTAGATAGCGAGGTTACGCCACTCGTCCGTGACGTTAGCCCCATTCCTCCCGCTCAGCTAACTGCCGCTCCCAGTGCATTGACCCTCTTGCGGCATAACTTGCGGGTGCAGGGGTTACAACAAATTGATGCAGCGATCGCCGACCTGACAGAACAACTCCGCAATCTGGATTTGTCCCTGCTAAATCGCGCCGTTCTCGCAGGACGTTATCGGGAGTTGCGAGCCTCGCGCTGGTTGGTGCAACGCCTGTTAGCCACCCCCGATCTCACCACTCCACCCACACCAGAGCAACCAGCGTCACAAGTTATTCCTTCTCATCCGGAATCAGCGTTAACTCAAACGACTCCAGGCACGCCATTACTCAATACCGTGATCGATCAGCATCGGCTACAAGCTCTGCTATTTGATCGCGCCTTATCCAACATTCAAACGAACCTTAATAATCAAACGGGAATTCCTTTAGAAATTGATATTTTACGAGAAGACAAAAAGCGAGAACTATTTTATTTAGTCCTACGAAAATTTGAAGAGTTATTGAACGAGTTGCGGTACTCGCAAGTACAACCGGAGCAACTGATTGAGAAGCGATCGCCCATTTTATTGAATCTGTGGCAGGACGTAACCACTGATTTCATCGGCAAATATTACACCATTACCCAGAGAGAGCAGGCGATCGAAGTGGTTCCTAATCTGTTGCAAGCGGCAGATTCAGTGCAAACAGAGATTCTCGAAAAAATTCCTCTAGTCAGCAGTTTGTTAGAGCATCTCCTGTTTCATACGCCTCTACTGATCAATGGAACGCCCTATTCCGCAGGCAATCCAGAATCGCTGGCAAGAGCAGAAGCCTTACTCGACCATTTACTGATTCAAGTGGCGAACGGCGTGATGCAACCGTTGCTCAATCAGTTTCCTAATGTTGAAAAGATTAAACAGGATTTTTATGATCGGCAGTTGATGTCGAGCCGAGACATTGAGCGGTTTAGAAACAATCTCTCCTGGCGATATCGCCTGGCCCGAATCGTGGTGGAACCCACCGATATTTTTGAAAGCCAATATCACCTATTTGTGTTTCAGGGGTCGGGCATCAAGCAGATCCAGATCTATGCGCCTCGCACTCAGGAGCTTGAGGAATTGTCTGGATTGCGGCTGTTAGTCACCGTGGCCCTCGAAACTCGTGACGCGATCGCCCCTCGGCTGCGATCGGCGATTTCGGTTGTGGGTAGCGGGTTGGTGTATGTGCTGACAGAAGTGGTGGGACGTGGCATTGGGCTAATCGGGCGCGGCGTGCTGAAGGGAATTGGCTATTGGCAGGAGGGCGATCGAACGAGGAGACGATAG
- a CDS encoding Fur family transcriptional regulator codes for MKKPIRSLEDAVDRCQMLGMRLSKQRRFILELLWQAKEHLSAREIYDRLNQQGKEIGHTSVYQNLEALSEQGIIECIDRADGRLYGNISDPHSHVNCLDTKQIMDVHVQLPKELLDQIEQQTGVRIVNYSIDFYGYRTAEALEAAID; via the coding sequence ATGAAAAAACCAATTCGGTCATTAGAAGATGCTGTGGATCGGTGCCAGATGCTGGGAATGCGTCTGAGTAAACAGCGTCGTTTCATCTTGGAATTGCTGTGGCAAGCAAAGGAGCACCTTTCGGCTAGAGAAATCTACGATCGCCTGAATCAGCAAGGCAAAGAGATTGGCCATACCTCGGTTTATCAAAACCTGGAGGCCTTGTCTGAACAAGGCATTATTGAATGTATCGATCGCGCCGATGGTCGCCTTTACGGCAATATTAGCGATCCCCACAGCCACGTTAACTGCCTCGACACCAAACAGATCATGGATGTGCATGTGCAGTTGCCGAAAGAGTTACTCGATCAGATTGAGCAACAAACTGGCGTTCGCATTGTCAATTACTCCATTGACTTCTATGGTTATCGCACGGCTGAGGCATTAGAAGCGGCGATCGACTAG
- a CDS encoding CRR6 family NdhI maturation factor, translating into MTVTIALNSDCLNRLDLTPAQSVIEKWLQTGVITDQEQQLRFEFADPRDPDDPRELSEIPEVRLWFVRLDARYPWLPYLLDWEAGELARYTAMLVPHQFSKTDGIQYNPEALELFVMNKVFVVMDWLRQQGVNRRTKIKFMTQILGYELEDAFFELVEST; encoded by the coding sequence ATGACTGTTACTATTGCGCTCAACTCGGATTGTTTAAATCGGCTAGATCTGACTCCAGCCCAGAGTGTGATTGAGAAATGGCTGCAAACTGGAGTCATCACCGATCAAGAACAACAACTCCGCTTTGAATTTGCTGATCCGCGTGATCCGGATGATCCACGCGAGTTGTCAGAGATTCCCGAAGTGCGGCTGTGGTTTGTGCGGTTGGATGCCCGTTATCCCTGGCTGCCCTATCTACTGGACTGGGAGGCGGGCGAGCTAGCGCGCTACACTGCCATGCTCGTGCCTCATCAATTCAGTAAGACAGACGGGATTCAGTACAACCCCGAAGCGTTGGAGTTGTTTGTGATGAATAAAGTGTTTGTTGTGATGGATTGGTTGCGCCAACAGGGAGTCAATAGGCGCACCAAAATTAAGTTTATGACTCAAATCCTGGGCTACGAGTTGGAAGATGCTTTTTTTGAGTTGGTCGAGTCAACTTAA